From one Myxococcales bacterium genomic stretch:
- a CDS encoding bifunctional (p)ppGpp synthetase/guanosine-3',5'-bis(diphosphate) 3'-pyrophosphohydrolase, whose translation MQSVDSLLPRKVRPDDIIREVRRYLTEPDIELIRRAYVFAMHHHEGQARYSGTPYIEHPIATAYVLALMKMDEKTIATGLLHDTLEDCPNVDRKLITNLFGEEIAALVDGVSKISQMKFDSQEQRQAENFKKILLATAKDIRVLLVKLADRLHNMYTLEYVPREKRGRIARETMEIYVPLAHRLGVQWIKSALEDLSFRYLNPEAYYNLVMKLSRGRKERESYIEEVIGILRNFLAQHNIAVEISGRIKGLHSIYRKMQAQNLSFEEVMDIIAFRIIVTSVAECYEVLGLIHSMWRPIPGRFKDYLALPKANMYQSLHTTVIGPKNERMEVQIRTQEMHRVAELGVAAHWRYKASGNPDRDSRQFDWLRQIMEWHKESDDPRAFLSGLKMDLFSEEVYVFTPKGDVINLPKGATPVDFAYRIHTQVGNTCAGAKINGRMVPLRYELQSGDRVEVTTKKDQKPSRDWLQFVKTATARAKIRSFLKEEELERSLAAGRAMLDKELQKYKQNLSKIEKSGQLDEVAKTLNYKDGQSLLAGLGYGKVSIKYILAEIVGAEHLQEELKESAIDRLLRPLKRKKSGGIKIHGIDDVLFRMAKCCNPVPGEAVVGFVTRGRGITVHTLDCPIAQDQPEERRVEVEWELSASAKMVPTEVTVRIADRKGILAEITTVMNSLEINIDEVHSKHRPDDTVDLQFVLQIRDIDQLTRVLAETRKLKGVLSVERAHH comes from the coding sequence ATGCAATCCGTCGATTCCCTGCTGCCCCGCAAAGTTAGACCCGATGATATCATCCGCGAGGTGCGACGGTACCTCACGGAGCCCGACATCGAGCTGATCCGCCGCGCGTATGTCTTCGCCATGCACCATCACGAGGGGCAGGCCCGCTACAGCGGCACGCCCTACATCGAGCACCCGATCGCCACCGCCTACGTCCTGGCCCTGATGAAGATGGACGAGAAAACCATCGCCACGGGCCTGCTGCACGACACCCTCGAGGACTGCCCCAACGTCGACCGCAAGCTGATCACCAACCTCTTCGGCGAGGAGATCGCCGCGCTGGTGGACGGGGTCAGCAAAATTTCGCAGATGAAGTTCGACAGCCAGGAACAACGGCAGGCGGAGAACTTCAAGAAGATCCTGCTGGCGACGGCGAAGGACATCCGGGTGCTGTTGGTCAAGCTCGCCGACCGCCTGCACAACATGTACACGCTCGAGTACGTCCCACGCGAAAAGCGCGGCCGCATCGCGCGCGAAACGATGGAAATCTACGTGCCGCTGGCGCACCGCCTCGGCGTGCAATGGATCAAGTCGGCGCTGGAAGACCTGTCGTTCCGCTACCTGAATCCCGAGGCGTACTACAACTTGGTGATGAAGCTGTCGCGCGGCCGGAAGGAGCGCGAATCCTACATCGAGGAAGTGATCGGCATCCTGCGCAACTTCCTGGCCCAGCACAACATCGCCGTGGAGATCAGCGGCCGCATCAAAGGCTTGCACTCGATCTACCGCAAGATGCAGGCGCAGAACCTGAGCTTCGAGGAGGTGATGGACATCATCGCCTTCCGGATCATCGTCACCTCGGTGGCCGAGTGCTACGAGGTGCTGGGGCTGATCCACTCGATGTGGCGGCCGATCCCCGGGCGCTTCAAAGATTACCTCGCGCTGCCCAAAGCCAACATGTACCAGAGCCTGCACACCACGGTCATCGGGCCGAAGAACGAGCGGATGGAAGTGCAGATCCGCACCCAGGAAATGCACCGCGTGGCGGAACTGGGTGTCGCCGCCCACTGGCGCTACAAGGCGAGCGGCAACCCGGATCGCGACTCCCGCCAGTTCGACTGGCTGCGGCAGATCATGGAGTGGCACAAGGAATCCGACGACCCGCGGGCCTTCCTCTCGGGCCTCAAGATGGACCTGTTCAGCGAGGAGGTTTACGTCTTCACGCCCAAGGGCGACGTGATCAACCTGCCGAAGGGCGCCACGCCGGTCGACTTCGCCTACCGCATCCACACGCAGGTCGGCAACACGTGCGCCGGCGCCAAGATCAACGGCCGCATGGTGCCGCTGCGCTACGAGCTGCAAAGCGGCGATCGCGTCGAGGTCACGACGAAGAAGGATCAAAAGCCCAGCCGCGACTGGCTGCAATTCGTCAAAACCGCCACCGCCCGCGCGAAAATCCGTTCGTTCCTCAAGGAAGAGGAACTCGAGCGCAGCCTGGCCGCCGGCCGCGCCATGCTCGACAAGGAATTGCAGAAATACAAGCAAAACCTCAGTAAAATCGAAAAATCCGGCCAGTTGGACGAGGTGGCCAAAACCCTCAACTACAAGGATGGCCAGTCACTCCTGGCCGGGCTCGGCTACGGCAAGGTTTCGATCAAATACATTCTGGCCGAAATCGTCGGCGCCGAACATTTGCAGGAAGAGCTGAAGGAAAGCGCCATCGACCGTCTCTTGCGGCCGCTGAAACGGAAAAAATCCGGCGGCATCAAGATCCACGGCATCGACGACGTGCTGTTCCGCATGGCCAAGTGCTGCAATCCGGTGCCGGGCGAAGCGGTGGTCGGTTTCGTGACGCGCGGCCGGGGCATCACCGTCCATACGCTGGATTGCCCGATCGCGCAGGATCAGCCCGAAGAACGGCGCGTCGAAGTCGAATGGGAACTGAGCGCCAGCGCCAAAATGGTGCCGACGGAGGTCACCGTCCGCATCGCCGACCGCAAGGGTATCCTGGCCGAGATCACCACCGTGATGAACTCGCTCGAGATCAACATCGACGAAGTCCATTCCAAGCATCGCCCCGACGACACGGTCGATCTGCAATTCGTGCTGCAGATCCGCGACATCGATCAACTGACGCGCGTCCTCGCCGAAACCCGCAAACTCAAAGGGGTGCTCTCGGTCGAACGCGCCCACCACTGA
- the gmk gene encoding guanylate kinase, which produces MSIETRPGNLLVVTAPSGAGKTTLCRSVIERLEPTIRYSISHTTRPPRGNERNGVDYHFVADAEFDRLIGENQMAEWATIHGHRYGTSRAEIEDSQARGQDLFLDIEGQGAVQIKKLFPQAILIYILPPSLADLRDRLLRRGSDAPAEIERRWENARRELAFLPNYDYIIVNDILSEATRGLEAIVLAARQRRENMQDAIRRFPAAPQS; this is translated from the coding sequence ATGTCGATTGAGACCAGGCCGGGCAATCTGCTGGTGGTGACCGCGCCCAGCGGGGCAGGCAAAACCACGCTCTGCCGCTCGGTGATCGAGCGGCTGGAGCCGACCATCCGCTATTCGATCAGCCACACGACGCGACCGCCCCGCGGAAACGAGCGGAACGGCGTCGATTACCATTTCGTCGCCGACGCCGAGTTCGACCGCTTGATCGGCGAGAATCAAATGGCCGAATGGGCGACCATCCACGGCCACCGCTACGGCACCAGCCGGGCGGAAATCGAAGACAGCCAGGCGCGCGGCCAGGACCTGTTTCTGGATATCGAGGGGCAGGGGGCGGTGCAGATTAAAAAGCTTTTCCCCCAGGCGATCTTGATTTATATTCTGCCGCCGAGCCTCGCGGATTTGCGCGATCGCCTGCTCCGGCGCGGCTCCGACGCCCCGGCGGAAATCGAACGGCGTTGGGAAAACGCCCGCCGGGAATTGGCGTTTTTACCGAATTATGATTACATCATCGTCAATGACATCCTGAGTGAAGCCACGCGCGGGCTGGAAGCGATCGTTCTGGCGGCCCGGCAGCGGCGGGAGAACATGCAAGATGCAATCCGTCGATTCCCTGCTGCCCCGCAAAGTTAG
- a CDS encoding efflux RND transporter permease subunit, producing the protein MIRRIITFSAHNRALVLIGVAVLAAVAFYILQNIRLDALPDLSDTQVIIYSRWDRSPDILESQVTYPIISALLGAPRVKAIRGFSDFGFSYVYIIFQEGTDIYWARSRVVEYLSKIQSRLPEGVQTELGPDASGVGWIFQYALVDKTNSLSLDQLRSYQDWTLRYALQSVPGVAEVASIGGYVKQYQITVDPNRLVAFKLSLDDVMAAVRRSNNEVGGRLLEWSGTEYMVRGRGYAASLADFEKIVVKTDENGVPVLLRDIATVGLGPEIRRGISDLNGEGDAVGGIVVMRHGENALNVIARVKQKLAELKPSLPKGVEIVTTYDRSTLIERAIETLRSKLTEEIIIVSLVILLFLWHIPSSIVPIITIPVSVLLAFIPFYLLGLTVNIMSLAGIAISIGVLVDGAIVEVENAYNKIHHWQAAGGGSNEEFHHVRLEALKEVGPSVFFSLLVIAVAFLPIFTLVDQEGRLFKPLAYSKNLAMAIAALLAITLDPALRMLFARIEPYRFKPQWLSRLATAAFVGKYYAEDRHPISRAIFRVYEPACRFVLRHPWKTIGGAMALVAVSIPVYFKLGSEFMPPLKEGSILYMPTTLPGISVTAARDLLETQDRAIRSFPEVASVFGKAGRAETSTDPAPFSMMETTVILRPENEWRSKKRWYSFLPEILQAPFRLVWPDRISWEELIDELDRALRIPGVTNAWTMPIKARIDMLSTGVRTPIGIKIFGNEPQEIERIGTHLESILREIPGTRSVYAERVAGGYFVDIDPQREQLARYGLTIGQLQDVVMSAIGGQNVTTTVEGRERYPVNVRYPRELRDDPETLGRILVTTPSGLQVPLAQLAAIRLVQGPSMLRDENGFLAGYVYVDIADRDIGGYVAEAKQAVVRQLALPAGYMLTWSGQYENMLRVRERLKIVVPITLLLIFLLLYLNTRSVFKTTVVMLAVPFSAVGAIWLFYLLGYNVSIAAWVGMIALLGLDAETGVFMLLFLDLSYNEARQRGELRDGADLDEAIVHGAVKRARPKMMTVAAAFMGLLPIMWSTATGTDVMKRIAAPMIGGLLTSFILELVVYPAIFKLWKLKTDRPAARSASEG; encoded by the coding sequence ACAACCGGGCGCTGGTGCTGATCGGCGTCGCCGTGCTCGCGGCCGTGGCGTTCTACATTCTGCAAAACATCCGGTTGGACGCGCTGCCGGACTTGTCCGACACGCAAGTCATTATTTATTCGCGCTGGGACCGGTCGCCCGACATCCTCGAATCGCAAGTCACCTACCCGATCATCTCGGCGTTGCTCGGCGCGCCGCGGGTCAAGGCGATCCGCGGTTTTTCCGATTTCGGCTTTTCGTATGTCTACATCATTTTTCAGGAAGGCACCGACATCTACTGGGCGCGGTCGCGCGTGGTCGAATACTTGTCGAAGATTCAGTCGCGGCTTCCCGAAGGGGTGCAGACCGAACTCGGGCCCGATGCGTCCGGCGTCGGCTGGATCTTTCAATACGCGCTGGTCGACAAAACGAACTCCCTGTCGCTCGACCAACTCCGCTCCTATCAGGATTGGACGCTCCGTTACGCGCTGCAGTCCGTGCCGGGAGTCGCCGAAGTCGCCTCCATCGGCGGCTATGTCAAACAGTACCAGATCACCGTCGATCCGAATCGGCTGGTCGCGTTCAAGCTTTCGCTCGATGACGTGATGGCGGCGGTCCGCCGATCCAATAACGAGGTCGGCGGCCGGTTGCTCGAATGGAGCGGCACGGAATATATGGTGCGCGGCCGGGGTTACGCCGCGAGTCTGGCCGATTTTGAGAAAATCGTCGTGAAGACCGACGAAAACGGCGTACCGGTGCTGCTGCGCGATATCGCCACCGTGGGACTGGGCCCCGAAATCCGCCGTGGCATCTCCGATCTGAACGGCGAAGGGGACGCCGTCGGCGGCATCGTCGTGATGCGGCACGGCGAAAACGCCTTGAACGTCATCGCGCGGGTCAAGCAAAAACTGGCCGAACTCAAGCCCTCGCTGCCCAAGGGAGTCGAAATCGTCACGACGTACGACCGATCCACACTGATCGAGCGGGCGATCGAAACCTTGCGTAGCAAGCTCACGGAGGAAATCATCATCGTCTCGCTGGTGATTCTGCTTTTCCTCTGGCACATTCCGTCCTCGATCGTTCCCATCATCACCATTCCGGTGTCGGTGCTGCTGGCGTTCATTCCTTTTTATCTTCTGGGCCTGACGGTCAATATCATGTCGCTTGCCGGCATCGCGATCTCGATCGGCGTCTTGGTGGACGGCGCGATCGTGGAAGTGGAGAACGCCTACAACAAGATCCATCATTGGCAGGCGGCCGGTGGCGGGAGCAACGAGGAATTTCACCACGTGCGGCTCGAAGCCCTCAAGGAAGTCGGCCCGTCGGTCTTTTTTTCGCTGTTGGTGATCGCCGTGGCGTTTCTCCCGATCTTCACGCTGGTCGATCAGGAAGGCCGCCTGTTCAAGCCGCTCGCCTATTCGAAAAACCTCGCCATGGCCATCGCCGCGCTCCTGGCGATCACGCTCGACCCGGCCTTGCGCATGCTCTTCGCGCGCATCGAGCCGTATCGCTTCAAACCGCAATGGCTTTCCCGACTCGCGACGGCCGCTTTTGTCGGCAAGTATTACGCCGAGGATCGGCACCCGATCAGCCGGGCGATTTTCCGGGTCTATGAGCCGGCGTGCCGGTTCGTGCTGCGCCATCCCTGGAAAACGATCGGCGGCGCCATGGCGCTCGTGGCCGTCAGCATCCCCGTCTATTTCAAGTTGGGCTCCGAATTCATGCCTCCCCTGAAGGAAGGCTCCATTCTCTACATGCCCACGACGCTGCCCGGCATTTCCGTCACGGCGGCGCGCGACCTACTGGAAACGCAGGATCGCGCGATCCGCTCCTTCCCCGAGGTCGCCAGCGTCTTCGGCAAGGCCGGCCGCGCCGAAACCTCCACCGACCCGGCGCCGTTTTCGATGATGGAAACGACGGTGATCCTCCGGCCGGAAAACGAATGGCGATCCAAAAAACGGTGGTATTCTTTCCTGCCCGAAATTCTGCAGGCGCCGTTTCGGCTGGTCTGGCCCGATCGGATTTCGTGGGAGGAATTGATCGACGAACTCGACCGGGCCCTGCGCATCCCCGGCGTCACCAACGCCTGGACCATGCCGATCAAGGCCCGGATCGACATGCTTTCGACGGGCGTCCGTACGCCGATCGGCATTAAAATATTCGGCAACGAACCGCAAGAGATCGAGCGGATCGGCACACACCTGGAAAGCATTCTGCGCGAGATTCCAGGCACGCGCAGCGTTTACGCCGAACGGGTGGCGGGCGGCTATTTCGTCGATATCGACCCGCAGCGCGAGCAGCTCGCCCGCTACGGTCTGACCATCGGTCAATTGCAGGATGTCGTGATGAGCGCCATCGGCGGCCAGAACGTCACGACCACCGTCGAGGGCCGGGAACGCTATCCCGTCAACGTACGTTATCCACGCGAATTACGCGACGATCCCGAAACGCTCGGGCGCATTCTCGTCACGACGCCCAGCGGTCTGCAAGTGCCGCTGGCCCAACTCGCCGCGATTCGGCTGGTTCAGGGGCCGTCGATGCTCCGCGACGAAAACGGCTTCCTGGCCGGTTACGTTTACGTGGACATCGCCGACCGCGACATCGGTGGGTACGTCGCCGAGGCCAAGCAGGCCGTGGTGAGACAACTGGCCTTGCCGGCCGGCTACATGCTGACGTGGAGCGGCCAGTACGAGAACATGCTGCGCGTCCGGGAGCGGCTGAAAATCGTGGTGCCGATCACGCTGCTCCTGATCTTCCTGCTGCTCTACCTCAACACCCGCAGCGTGTTCAAAACCACGGTGGTCATGCTCGCGGTTCCCTTCTCCGCCGTCGGCGCGATCTGGCTCTTCTACCTGCTGGGGTACAACGTTTCGATCGCCGCCTGGGTCGGGATGATCGCCCTGCTGGGCCTCGACGCGGAGACGGGCGTGTTCATGCTGCTCTTCCTCGACCTGTCCTACAATGAGGCACGGCAACGCGGCGAATTGCGCGATGGCGCCGACCTCGACGAAGCGATCGTTCACGGCGCCGTGAAACGCGCCCGCCCGAAAATGATGACCGTCGCCGCGGCCTTCATGGGCCTGCTGCCGATCATGTGGTCCACCGCCACCGGCACCGACGTCATGAAGCGCATCGCGGCCCCGATGATCGGCGGCCTGCTGACTTCCTTCATCCTGGAACTGGTCGTTTATCCCGCCATCTTCAAATTGTGGAAGTTGAAAACCGATCGGCCGGCCGCGCGGTCCGCGAGCGAGGGATAA